A segment of the Pan paniscus chromosome 9, NHGRI_mPanPan1-v2.0_pri, whole genome shotgun sequence genome:
GGAGAGGGAAAGGCCCCAGTGGCCACAACCATAGAGTCCTGCTCTCTTTTGACAGCTAAGGAAACTAACGCCCAGAGAGGAAAGCGACTCccccgaggtcacacagcaagtgagcCACGGCGAGAACCCACAGCATCCCGCGTCCGCGCGCCGCCCCAGCTCCCTCGCGTTTGGGGTGGTGTCCTCCGCGCAAAGCCCCCACCAGCGCACGTGCTCCGAGGTCCCCGGACGCCCGCCCGCCCACGGCTCGGGGCCGGCTCCCCATCTCGGTCCAACGCTGGGGTCGACGGCAGTGCGCGGCGCCCGCCTCCTGCGCCCCTCTCAGCCAGCCCGGGAGCCCGCCAGGGGCCGGCGGCTGGCAGCGCTCACCGCGAAGGTGGGCCCGGGCCGCCCGCTCTGCGCCCGCCCCTTACCTGGCAGGGTCCCGCGGGAACCTGAAGAAGGCCAAGTCGGACTGCGTGCTCTTCCGCGTGCAGTTGGGGGCAGCGCAGAAGTTCGGCATCGTCGCCCGCCCGCCGGCCGGCccagccctcccctccccgcctccTCAGGGCAGTCCGCCCGCCCGTCGGGGCCGGGGAGGGGAGCCAGGCCGACCGGCCGGCTCGGCAGGGCCGACGCGCGGGGGAGGGGCGGGCGGGCTAGAAGCCGCGAGGGCCAGGAGGGGTGCCGCGGTCCGAGGCCGGGCTGGGGACGCGGCTCCACAGTGCTGTGAGCGGCCGGGAGGATttaccgccgccgccgccgctggtGCACCTCCCGCCCGCCCGAGACGCTGCCGCCTCCTTCCCACAATGCACCCTGACGCCCGGGGGTGccctctcttccctcagccttccTCCCCCGCCCCTCCTTTCCGCTTTCTCAGCAGGCGGGCACGCGCAAGGAAGCGCGCCTGCCGGGGTGTGGCGAGGCGGAGGCGGGACCTGGCGCGCGCTGCCGCAGTGCGACTGCGCACAGTCTAATCCGCGGGGAGAGAGAATTGCGCATGCGCGCCTGTCTCCCGGGACGCTAGAGCAGGCGATTCCCGGGCTGCTCCGGTAGGTTTGGCGTGCGCGGGTTTCTGCAGATCTAGGGCGAGCTTGCACGTTACATCACCGATGTATCTCTTCTTGCTTGCTTAATTTGCCACCACTTAGGCCTTTCTTGCAGAATTCGCCATATACTCCTTAAGGGCCGCGGAATCGGAGCGACTTTGGTGACTGGCAAACTCTCGGCAGATGTGCGTGCACTGGTTTGATGCAGACGTGGTTGTAGGCGATTTAATTTTTCCCAGCTTTGCAGCGACTGTTGGCTTCCCAGAACGGATCTCCCCAGCCTCGACTGGAAGCTGAGGGACAAAAATTCATAAAAGCAATTACTCTTTCCCGGCGAGGCTTCTAGAAGAGCAAGAAGAGCGATATGATTACACCTGCAGCCCTATAAAGATTGATCTGTCCGTCTTTCCCTTACAGTCGTGGCCTGTTAAACGTTCCTGTGTTGTTCAGTGCCAGAATGAGTGACCGCTATTTAGAACAAAGGATTAGTATCAAATTTTGCGTGAAATTGAACAAGTCTGCAAGTGAGACCCACCATCTTTTAAAAGAAGCTTATGGGGATGAAGTCATGTCAAGGGCCAGAGTTTTTGACTGGCACAAAAGGTTTAAAGAAGGACGGGAAGATGTTCGAGATGATGCCCGAAGTGGGCGTCCAGTCACCCACCGAACAGATGACAATATCCAGAAGGTCAAGGACTTGGTTTGTTCAAACAGGCAGTTAACCGTGAGGATGATGGCTGAAGAGTTAAATTTAGACAAAGAAACTGTTAGGctcattttgaaagaaaacttGAACATGAGGAAGATTTCTGCAAAAGTTATTTCGGGTGTTTTGAAGGGTGAGCCTAAACCACGAAAACTTGACTTTCGGTCCGATCTTTCAAAGGAAACTAGGAAAAATAGCTCATGTTTGAGGAAAAAGGTAACAGGTTCTGAAACATGGAGTTATCTCCAGGGTGAAGCTGGTGGGGAAATGCCCCTGCCGGTATCCCATCCCAGAGTCCACTACTCTGCCAGTCAGCTTCTGCAGGCGTCATCTTCAACAAGCCTTCCCCCCAGGGTAGCTGAGAATTGGTTCACCCCATGGTGAGAGGAATGTGAGTTAGCTGAACCAGAACTAGGATGCTGCCTCACTGTTAGGCACCTTCTTTGGCTGCTCACCTATTTTTCAGTCTTCACCACTCCTCCCTATGTGCCATGGCCCTCCTCATTACTCTTTGCTGGACTCTTGGACCATTTTCCTTGCTGTTCTCCATAACTTTGAAAAACTTTTGGCTGTTCCCTTCTGGTATTTGCTTGTTCTTGATTTCTTTTGCTCAACAAGTTTGGATTTCTTCTCTGCCCAGATCTTAGCTTATTGTGGCTGTCCTGTTCCTTTGTTCTCAACATTCTGCCTCAGAGGATCATGCCAGTGAGAAGAGAGGAACAGGATCTCCTGGAATCTGTATCTCTGTGCCCAGGGAAGCATGCTTTTCTGGGAGGACCCCAAAAGAAGGCTTACAGTTTCAGCCTGCTTCACAGTCAGGGCCTGAGGTATGGTACAGAAGGTAGTAGCATGCTGGTACTACTGAACAGTGCTGGGCCTAGGGGCTGATCTGGCCCAGATGACTCAGTAGGCACCCTTAGGAATCAGGGGTTGGCCACCAATACTGATCTTCTCACAGGCCTACACCTCACAGAAGAGCTGGGTTTGTTTCATTCTAGTCCTATGCTTTGGACCTCCACTCATTTGGGTATCACCCCTGTTCGAAGAGGAGGATCTGGTGCTAGAAAATATAAACCCAGGGACCCAGGCCTAGGCTGTGTTGTGTGGGGAGGAAGACCAGGTGGCTCTCTAGTCCCTGAATTAAGGGAGCCTGCTGCCTATGTGCGGATTCCCACACAGCAGCCTGTTTTTAGTAACTAATGCCTATAGTTTTGAGAACTTGCTGTTTTTAGAACACTGCTGGGCATTGACAATGTGGAAGTTATGAACAAGATCTCCAAGGGCTGATGGGCTTCATGGATGAGATGGTTCTTGAACTGGATCCATGAGGATGGGTGAGACAGGGCTGTGAAATTAGGGAAAGCTTCCGGGGCAGGTGGAACAGCATGAGGCTTCCAACCTGCATCAGTAGAAAATgacactggccaggtgtggtgaatcacgcctgtaatcccagcactttgggagactgaggtgggtggatcacaaggtcaagagatcgagaccatcctggccaacatggtgaaaccccgtctctactaaaaatacaaaaattagctgggcgtggtggtgcacgcctgtagtcccaactactcaggaggctgaggcaggagaatctgttgaacccggaaggcagaggttgcagtgagtggagattgcgccactgcactccaacctggcgacagagctagactctgtctcaaaaaaaaaaaaaaaaaaggaattagaaaaTGATGACACTATTGGCTAAAATAACAAAGTTTAAAGAGGAAGATAATGGTGTTGCAGCAGATGAACAATTTGGGATAATTTGCTTTCTCTCCTAAGCCTCCAACTCTATGCCACTTGTTGTTAAATTGCTTCCCCTGAGTTTGTGAATAGGTTTGTAACAACCAATTTGATATCTGATTTTCCATTTGGACCCCAACAAGCAGTTTCTGCAAGTTCAAgctctgtctcttctcttcctGCATCTGCCAGGATTTATGGAATGGAACTTTTCCCAAGTGGGTTCCAAGTAATACCACATAGACTGGAAACATTCAGGGGGCAGGGGTTTGGTAATAGCATTTCACAGAATTGGCCAGTCTTTGTTTTACTCAAGGATTTTTAGATATGACAGCTCCTCTTAAACAATATTGCTTGATAGTAGAGGCACAACACTCATTCATCACAGTTACTTTTAGTGCTGTTCTTTCACTTTCTCTACTCACCTCCAAAAATTACAAGTTCCTCATTaacacctgtttttgttttgttttgttttttgagacggagtcttgctctgctgcccaggctggagtgcagtggcacgatctcggctcactacaacctccgcctcccaggttcaagtgtttctcctgcctcagcctcctgagtagctgggattacaggtgcatgctgctacacccagctattttttgtatttttagtagaggcggggtttcaccatgttggccaggctggtcttgaacttctgacctcaggtgatccacccacctcagtgtcccaaagtgctgggattacaggcgtgagccaccacgccaggtcaACACCTGTTAGTTTTGAGGCACCTTGAAAGCTAGACCTTGTCCCACAAAGAGAAGATACTGTGTAAGAAAACTCTTAAACCAAGCAACAGCTTATAGACCTCCAGCTCCTTAACAGTTTCTAGACATTCCATTTCAGGACAATGAAGTCTTCCTACATCAGATGCGGCTCTAGGTTGCCCACAAGCACTTGGCACCAGGGACACTGCACTTTAGGAACAAAGTCCCCACCACTAGTTCTTGCAGCTTTGTTGCTGAACCTCATAGTAATCCTTGCTAAGGCCTACCCAGTGGTAATTGTTGCAGATTTATATGCTCCTGGTCCCAGGCCAGGATCCCACAACCATACCTACAGGAGTTGTTTCTAACCTGTTATAAAACAGAGGTCCTGAGACAACTTACTTCTGGATTTTATTCCAGTCCTATGAACAGGGCTGGTGTGTCCCTGCCAGTGATGCTGGACCAAGACCCATGGTGGAGTGTAGAGTACCAGAAGCTATGTTGGTGCAGACATGGTTTAGACACAGCAACCAGAACCAGGTAATTAGGAGTGCGAATTCAAATGGTTCCAATTGGCTATAATGAAAAGGACTTATCCAGAGCAAACCATTCACATTTGGCTGCTCAGAATTTCTAAACCCAAGGGTAGAGCATGATCTAGGCATCTCCAAATAGGAAAGGTCTTATATGAGTACTCCTAATGTGCCCACCCACCAAATCTATTTTATTGCTGATGCACGTTTTGCTCTGGCCTGCACCTTGCTGCCTAGGCCTCTTGAGCTCCTGGTCCCGTAGTCTCACACATCCAGCTATGTGTCCGTCACACCCCAGGCTCTTGTCCTTGACTATTTTCAGTCACCTCTCAGTTTATTCTCCACAGTTTGCTCTTactcctttctttccttgttgctttgttttctggTCCTGGGTCACATCTTCAGTAGCTGCTTTTGGTCACTTTGGTGTGCTGATCCTTGTATTGACCTTTGGGTCATGGTTTTCCACTTAACTTACAACTCTTCTCTCTGATTTTTTGGATCCTTCTTTCAGCTCCCCACTTCAGCTGCTGAGTAAGGAAATTGTCTGCTCCAGCCCTAGCCCCAGGTTGCCTTCCTATCTTaaagaagcagggtggggtgacaTGGGGGAATTAtgtgttgattttgttttttctaaggGACATGGGCACCTTAGCCACCCTCAGTTGCACTCCCCAGAGGCACCCAGTGTCACCAGTTTCTCAAGGAGGCAATATGGTTACCTCTAGTAGCAAGAGTCATGAAACTTCTTCAGAGCTATAACATCCAAAGCCCATTCTCCTAGCAACTGTATTTTCCCTGGCAGGAGAAGCTCCACCTAACCACAATAGATCAAGCCTGGCTTTCTGTGGGATGTCAGTAGGAGAGCTGGCCATCTGC
Coding sequences within it:
- the GVQW3 gene encoding protein GVQW3 isoform X3 translates to MSDRYLEQRISIKFCVKLNKSASETHHLLKEAYGDEVMSRARVFDWHKRFKEGREDVRDDARSGRPVTHRTDDNIQKVKDLVCSNRQLTVRMMAEELNLDKETVRLILKENLNMRKISAKVISGVLKGEPKPRKLDFRSDLSKETRKNSSCLRKKVCMVDEFSTSSDSVPHLSLLYGTSGNESITSCFPISSLAATLAPIKDMSMQLIKTNLEALWRCSSDVLPAPHTVVPQLR
- the GVQW3 gene encoding protein GVQW3 isoform X2; this encodes MSDRYLEQRISIKFCVKLNKSASETHHLLKEAYGDEVMSRARVFDWHKRFKEGREDVRDDARSGRPVTHRTDDNIQKVKDLVCSNRQLTVRMMAEELNLDKETVRLILKENLNMRKISAKVISGVLKGEPKPRKLDFRSDLSKETRKNSSCLRKKRRNLTMLPRLVSNSLSQGILPPWPPKALGLSA
- the GVQW3 gene encoding protein GVQW3 isoform X1, which produces MSDRYLEQRISIKFCVKLNKSASETHHLLKEAYGDEVMSRARVFDWHKRFKEGREDVRDDARSGRPVTHRTDDNIQKVKDLVCSNRQLTVRMMAEELNLDKETVRLILKENLNMRKISAKVISGVLKETEPHYVAQAGLELLVSRDPPTLASQSSGIISMSHHAKPKPGVQWCKFQSESTGRRARSADVQGQEKMDVTAQEARTNLPFYLFVLFRSSMNWMMSMHIREGCLFITRSTNSNANLFWKHPHRHTQK